The Deltaproteobacteria bacterium genomic sequence CCGCTTCTTGGCGCCGCGGCGCCCGCTGACGGTGAAAGTGCAGGACGAGGCGGGCCGTCCTTTAGCGGCGCGCCTGTCGGTGACGGACGCGCGCGGCCGCTTCTTCGCTCCGGACGGCGCCTGGATCCACGCCGATGATCTCCTCATCCCCGAGCGCCAGCGCATGGAGACGCGATATGTGCACGGCGCGGGCGAGTGGAGGATGTTCGTTCCTCCCGGACCCCTCGAGATCAAGGTCGCGCGCGGGCCGGGATACGCGGTGGTGCGGCGCAAGGTCGACGCGCAGGCCTCGGTGACGGTGACGCTGCCGCGGCTGGCGTTTCCGGGAAAGTGGTGGAGCGGCGACCTCCACGTCCACATGAACTACGGCGGGCGTTACCGCAACACGCCCGCGCAGCTAGTGCAGCAGGCGCGCGCCGAAGGGCTCGATCTCGTCTACAACCTGGTCGTCAACAAGGAGCAGCGGGTCCCGGACATCGCCGCCTTCCTGCCCGGACCCGACCCGGCGTCGACCGGCGGCGTGCTGCTGCTCCACGGCGAGGAGTTCCACTCCAGCTATTGGGGGCACGTGGGCCTGCTCGGACTGCAGCGGCTGATCCTGCCCGGGTACAACGCGTATCCGTTCACTGCCGTGGCGAGCCCTTGGCCGCACAACGCGGCGGTGGCGGACATGGCCCACGCGCAGGGCGGGGTGATGGGGTACGTGCATCCGTTCGAGAGCGACGTCGATCCGTCGCGGGACGAGCGGCTCACGAACGAGCTCGTCCTCGACGCCGCGCTGGGGAAGGTGGACTACTACGAGGCGGTGGGTTTCTCCGATCACCTGAGCACCGCAGCGGTCTGGTACCGGCTGCTCGATTGCGGCCTGCGACTGCCGGCGGGCGCCGGGACCGACGCGATGGCCAACTACTCGTCGTTGCGCGGACCCGTCGGGTTGAACCGCGTCTACGTGAAGGCGCAGGGAGCGCTCAGCCGCGAATCGTTTCTCGCGGGGCTCAAAGCGGGCAGGACCCTCGCCACGAATGGGCCGCTGGTGGGACTGCGCGTCGGGAAGGCCGAGCCTGGCGATACCGTGAAGCTCCCGGCAGGCTCTGCGCTCCAGTACCATGCGTGGCTCCGATCCAATGTTCCCGTCACGAAGCTCGAAGTGATCTGGAACGGCCAGGTGGCGGCGCGGCACGACGTGAATGGAATGTCTGCCGACGTCGCCGGTGAGATCGCCGCGAACGAGAGCGGCTGGATTCTCGCGCGCGCCTGGAGCGAGAACGGCAACGAAGACGTCCTCGACATCCACCCCTACGCGACCACCAGCCCGATCTACGTCACGGTCCGCGGGCGCCCGCACCGCTCGCGCCCAGCAGCGACGTGGGCGCTGCACTGGCTGGACCGACTGGAGAAGACGACGCTCGCGAACCCGGACTACCGGACGACCCGCGAGCGCGAAGCGGTGCTGCAGGACATCTCGCGCGCCAGTGGCATTTACAAGTCCTGCTCCGCCGAACAGAACTAGCGGCGCGCGGGTCGCTGCGACCGCGACGATCGTCTGAGCCCGGAGGGGACCATGACATCCCAATCTCTGCTGTTCGGTTTCGGCATTCTCATCGCTGCACAGGTGGCGCAGGCGCAGCCGGTGCCGCAGTCGCCGCCGACGATCGGTTCGCCGAACACGGTCACCGCCGATCCGCCGGTCGCGCGCCCGCGCACCACGCCCTGCCGCACGCGCCTCTTCACCGATGTGAGGTTTGCCGACTTCTCGCCCAAGTCGTTCGCCTACGCGCCTCCGTCGGCCTGTCCCGGTCCGTGGCAGAACGTGGTGCTCGAAGCCGACTGGTCGGTCGAGCCCGGCCGGCAGTTCGACCGCACCGCCAATCTCTGGATCGGCGGCGTGAACGTCTACTTCGGCACCACCGCCGAGCCGACTCGCCCCCCGAACGCGATCGGCCGCTCCTGGCACGTCGAGCGCGACATCACCGACTACACCGCGGCGTTGCTCGCACCAGCGGCCGGACGCGCCGATCTCGGCAATCTGATCAACGACACGTACACCAGCGCGCTCTGGGGCACGGCGCAGATCGCTTTCTACCCGTTCAACGGCAAGGGCAACGACGATCGCCGGTCGCAGGCGCCCGACCTCGTGCTTCCGCTCTCGTCCAGCGCGACCGGCGGCACAGTGGCCTTGTTCAGCCCGTCCGACGCGCTCGCCGCCACCTTCCACCTGCCCACGAACGTAGAGCGCGCGTTCCTCGACGTGATCCTGGAGCACCAGGGAGCGAACGACGAGTTCTGGTACACCTGCGTGCCCAGTGCGCTCTCGGCTGCCCTGGAGAGCTGCAGCGGTGGGGCGTTTCGCGAAGGGCAGGTGAGCATCGACGGGCAGCCCGCGGGCGTAGTGCCGATCTTCCCCTGGATTTTCACCGGCGGCATCGACCCGTACCTGTGGCGGCCGATCCCGGCCGTGCAGGCGCTCAACTTCGTCCC encodes the following:
- a CDS encoding peptide-N(4)-(N-acetyl-beta-glucosaminyl)asparagine amidase — encoded protein: MTSQSLLFGFGILIAAQVAQAQPVPQSPPTIGSPNTVTADPPVARPRTTPCRTRLFTDVRFADFSPKSFAYAPPSACPGPWQNVVLEADWSVEPGRQFDRTANLWIGGVNVYFGTTAEPTRPPNAIGRSWHVERDITDYTAALLAPAAGRADLGNLINDTYTSALWGTAQIAFYPFNGKGNDDRRSQAPDLVLPLSSSATGGTVALFSPSDALAATFHLPTNVERAFLDVILEHQGANDEFWYTCVPSALSAALESCSGGAFREGQVSIDGQPAGVVPIFPWIFTGGIDPYLWRPIPAVQALNFVPYRVDLTPFAGVLSDGQPHTLAIRVANNSQYFSTTATLLVFLDHGSKRVTGQVTTNTIGAPIPSITTQGINPQADPVTGTVTTISSRSFVLAGWVRTSRGKVQTEIRQTIDFSNVQDFVVPSGASTFSQKIAQLTSISSVTKVRLGDRSRETVVRMAWPLKVEIVSPDNFNSGWTTNIHQSYDRADTVSHDGDVEFGSVVSNSGDWADDYPTTTIQSGAQRYFSADSEGHCYSRSITAAGGVLTSIKDGKGCDDD